The nucleotide sequence AAAGAAATATAAACACAGGACaatataaaacaactactaaatcaCGCACACGACATGcacaaaaaagggaaaatataaaccaaaaatacggaaaaaatgaaaatgcaaaaaatTTACAAACTGATCGCCTCAACCACAGtgtccaaaaaaacattttagttGCTAGCCACTGTTCAAAAACTGTCAAACAACCGTTCAACTCTCAGCCTACGACTCAAGGTAACTGCAAGGGCAGTTGCTGTTGAGAACACTTTTCACTTATCAAGATGACCCAATGTGTTTCACCAATAAGAGGCTGCATTAGATGACCGTACGGTCcgtatctgctgtcatattctgtggCTCTGTACACGTACACACCCACGCGCTAGCCTTGCTATTCCATGTATCCATTACATCTAATGCCCGGTCTGCAATCTCATTCCGAACGCTACCCTGCACCCTGCGAAGGGCCCGTCTTCTCCCTTCATGAAGTATCCAGCACATCTCCCCATTCGTTTCTCTGGCTCCCTTTCCTCTCTATTCGTTAGATGTATTCTGCGGACGGCGTTGCAGGGCCGTTTCTCTCCCCTCTGTATTTCCTGGAGGCTGTGGCTAGTGAACGGAAGGAGGTTTTCTGCTACGATTGGCGGTCCGTTGGATAGCCCCATGGACCTGCCACAAGGAAAGCCTTTTCCTTCCTTGCCTCTCTCTGGATGCCTTGGGATCCTGCAGCCTTGCTTCTCCCGCTGCCCTTGCCAGACCTCAGCTCCTGCTTCTCTCCTGGCTCAGAGCCTTtgctattttgttttactgttctTGCGTCCCCAACTGATCCTCCCGCCCCTGtctctcacttatttatttaaaatatttcttgccCGCCCTTCCGTAGTTCAGGATGGAATATGAACTATTCCCACCTTATTGTAACCTTACTATGGGCCCTTACCATACTGTATTTTGCCCTGACTGCTGCTTTGCCTGCTACCACATGTACTTACACATGACTATATTGCTGTTCTCTGTACTTCCCTTCAATTTCACCCCTCCCTTcgaaatttgtaaaccgttgtgatggcaaaccgctgaacgacggtatataaaactcaataaataaataaatgatgaaacaCCCATAATAGGTTAACAACAAAAGAACAGTAGACAGAGACAAGTCTCGGCAGGTTACAGGAGATGACATGGAGGAGATCCGTTGTCTGAACCATCTACCTTCTGGAATGGTTCGGTCTTTAGAGCTTTCCTGAAGAATTTTGCCTTTGCTGTTTGTTCTTATCTCTATGTGGAGAAAGTTACACAACAGGGGTCCAGCTGTAGAGAAAGCACGTTCTCGGGTCTCGGAGGTGAGCTACTTTCATTGAGGGGACATCCAGCAGAGCTTGGTTGGATGATCTCAGAGAGCACGATGGCGTGTACAGTTTTAAGTGTGGCAGTAATCTATGGACAGGATATGTGTTTAACAGGGTATGGGATGGTGACTGCTAATTTGTATTGGATAGGATAGGCTATTGGAAGCCGATGGAGGGACTGAAGAACAGGAGTGACGTGGTTACGTAAAGGTGCATCAGTCGGAAGGCGAGCTGCAGGATTTTGTGTTATTTGTAGTGGTAGGGAGACCAGTGAAAAGAGAACTGCAATAGTCCAGCCCATaaaaaagaagagattgaagCACCGTGCGAACGTCTTAGAGGGTCTAATAGAGGTTTCAAGTGCCGAAGTAAACGacgtttgaaaaatgaagactgaacgAGAGTTTGTATATATGCACGTGCATGAATCGAGAAGGATCCATTAGGACACCGAGATAACAAACTGAGCTAGAGAGAGCTTTTTCGTGACCTTTAAAAGCTATTTTCTCCAGGGTGTTTGTAGTAGGGAAGCATGAAAGGATAATTATCTCAGACTTGTTGACATTCGTGGCCAGTTTATTATGTTTTAACCAGTTGTGGGTGGAAGAAAACGACAGAAAAGTTAATTTTTCAGTTGACACCCAAGATGACTTTAAGGGGAATTAAAATTGTGTGTTGTCTGCATACAATTTGTAGCATACCCCTAGGCTCGCAAGCAATCGGCATGGAGGAATTAGGTATACGTTGAAAAGAAAAGCTGACAGcgctgagccttggggtacaccggAGGAGAGTTAGGGTCCAGAACCCACAGAAACGCCTTGCATGCGGTTACGTCAGATAGGAATTAAACCACGAGAGGATGGTACCTGATAAACCCAAAGAGCTGAGACGAGAGAGGAATtgtgtgattgacagtgtcaaagacCGAGGAAATGTCTACGAGGTGCCATTGTTGAACCCACACTGGGCAGTATCAATGCCAGAAAGATGCATTTTAGTGTTATGGTGTTTTTGAAATCCAAACTGGTATTGGTCTAAAGTTGAATatgaattaaattaaaaaaaccagTAAGCTGCTGTAAAACATTGTTTTCTAATGTCTTAGCCAAATATGATAGGGATAAGATGGGATGGAAATCTGTGAGCAGTGTCAGGTCAACTGtagattatttttttaagatcgGGCAAAGAGATGGTCTTTTTAAACTAGCAGGAAAGCTACCAGTTGACAGGGATGAGTTAAATTTACTGCCTGactcactaaggcttttctcccaatctgtgtctgtctatgggaaaatgccttgatgaatcaggtcgTAAGTGTGTTTTCAATAATTTCATGAGGGCTGTGTAAAAAGGATTGAGGGGGCTAGTGGAAGAGTTGACATTACTGATACAGCAGGTTATTTTGGCTTTGACACTGCCTCAAACATATCCCATCTTGTTCCATCAGACGAGAGAGTATCCGTATCTTGCTCTGAAACATTATGGAAGGAAGCTCGaattttttcagaaaaatataTTGCAAATGTATAAGCCAAATGTAGTCCGGGAAGTAGGGTAGGAGTCGTTTGTCGGGTTGAAGATGGGTTAATGATTTGTTTGACAGAGCTGAAGAGCTCACATGGGTTATTAAACGATGTGGAGAGTTTGGTGTAGATGTAAGACTTCTTGCTATTAGTAATGGAAGATTGATAGCCTGAGAGTAGGGAACGGCAACTCGAAAGCTTTGCAACTGTAGGCGAGTGacgccattttctttctgccTTCCTCGCTGCTCTCTTCTGCTATTGAGGTTCATGAGTGATCCAGGGAGAGATTTTAGATCATTTCTTTTTGGCCCCCCACCAAAATAAAAACCTTCTGCTTGTTTTGAGCCTCGGTGTGCAGTTCTGCCTCTATTACTGCTCCTGGCCTTCTCATGGTGCTTCTGAGAGCTTCTGCCATCCCTGCTACCATGTTGTCCCTCTCACGGTGCCTTAGGACTTTGATGCCCCTGTGCttgctgtcttctctctctctctctatctcttggggtcttcatgcccctgtagttggtgccctttgcccctctcacgATGCCTTAGGGCTTTGATGCCCCTGTGCTTgctgtcttctctctccctctctacctcttggggtcttcatgccccGGTAGTTGGTATCCTTTGCCCCTCTCACGGTGCCTTGGGGTCCTCATGCCTCTATTTGTGCCTCTTTGCCACTTCCTTGATGTTTCAGAGTGTTCTTTCCTGCGCTGCCGAGGTCCTTCTGCAAGTTTCAATAAAGCTAGGAAATAAAATCCCAGTTTTAGAGCCAAAATAGGATGCATGGTTCCCACCATTGACTTGAATGGAAAGCAAATGTCCGCGTGTGccaaaaaaatttatttttggcCCCAGACTGAGCAAAATGAATCACGGAGCCAAACAAAATGAATCGAACCAAAAACCTTTTCTGCGCATGTCGCTAATAGCAGAGTTTTATATCTCTAGATGTTGGGTGTGTGAATGTTGAAAAGAGGGTTCGCAAAATGTTGGTGCAACTTGCATTGTGAATGGCCTTCTATCTCTTCCAACAGATGCAAGTTCAGAGGATGGCAGCCCAGATGTCTCCATCTCGTCACCTGATCCTGgactcctggagccctttgtcGTTCCCGCCCAATCACCAGCTGCACCAAACTCCTCGCCCCCCGgactctcttcccttcctgtctCCCCAGTTTCTCCACATGGCCCAGCGGGGCTCCCCGCCTTAGGGCCGTGGGCGATCGGCGAAGGAGATTCTCCCGTCCCTCTTCCCTCGGACGTTCACGAGGAAATCCCAGTGGGCTGGGGAGGGCCCGAGGGCTCGGCGTTGGGACAGACTTCGCCTGCGTCCCTGCCCGAGCCCGGCTCCGAGACGGCCGGCGGCTCCGTTCTGATAGAGATCCTCCACTCTGTCCGGGACCTGCGGGCGGGCCTGGGGAGCCTGGTGGCCAAGCTGCGAAGGCTGAGCTCGGCTCTGGAAAGGATTGCCTCCGCGCAAGAGAAGAGGGCCAGCCGGAAGTGAGCTGGCCCGGTGTTTGCTCTGGGAGTTGTGCGCTGTTTACCGTTCTCAGGCCAAAAGCTGTATGCACTCATAAGGTTGGATGCCTGACGTGCCGGATTCACATCCTGTTTTTAAGATGTGATTTTCGCACATTAACCTGTACATTACAGGTCCCCCCGGTGGCaatttttgaaatatatatttagaTGTTATTTAATGTAAATAGTTATCAACGTGCTCATTATTTTTTAGAACTGGCGTGTCggcttttttatttgtatgtgaGTGCAATGGACAGTGGTTGATTGAtctatggaaagagctaggaccATCACACGTGTACAAAACTCACAGAGGTCAAGCTTAGGGAGGGGGGCGGGATCATTAATCAAGCTGTGATATTTTATGGCAGGAGGTACGAAATCCGCGATATTTGGCCTCTCCTGGGAAAAACGTCCGTGACCAAAAATTAGCATTGGGGGAAACGGGGAAAAAATGCACCGTGGGGGCCCACTTCCCCCAGGACCATCACTGTGTTAGGGGAAAGGGCCaggcagcaccattttggaaaatggcgttgACCGGCCCTTAGCTAGGGGGCGCTCTGGGCCACCCATGGACCACCGGCGACTGCTTTTAAAATGTAGGCATAGGCAGGGGTCCAGGAGGGCCCCAATAGTCACCAAGGATTTCTCTTAAGAGAGGAGGGGTCCGGGGGGAATGGGTTTGCGAGGGTGAGGGGTCACTAGAAGGCAGGGATTTTGTTTCAGGTTGGAGAGATCTGGGGGCTAGAGGAGGACAATTTTTGGCGAGGCCAGCCGGGAGTCACTGCGTGACTTCCTATTCTGTGTTTTGCACTTTTCTAATCCTGCGTCGCCTCGACGGGTGGCGGGGTGGGCGGGCTTTTCATCAGACCCCCCGGGAGCGATGTTTGCACTTTCGGAGGGAGGGTTACGTCTAAGCTACGTGATGCGTCCTGGGTACGTCGGGATGTGCGTTAGCATCGGGATGCCTCTGGGGCTAGTTAGCTACGACTCCTGAGACTGAGATACAATAGCGTGGCATGGCTCTTTCTGAGGCAAGCTGCGTTATATGATTCGCATAGGATTACATATGCActagctgttttgcatgcatttgtaaatGTTGTGTGGGCAAACGCATGTCAAACAGCCAATTTCAATAGGGGCGGATTTATTGGGAAAAATTGCTGATATCACATGACAAGTTCTTATCGCAGTTTAGCAAATATACCCCCAGTCCGCGGCGGCAAAAGTGACACAGAGTCTGGAGGCAGCGTAGGCTAAGAGATTTGTTGAGGTGTGACTTTCGAGGGAAAGGTCCCTACTTCTGTCTAATCCCACCTTCGCCAGTCCCTTTCCtacatctgatgaagtggactcctGCCCTCAAGAGCTCATGCCTCAGTTAATCTCTTAGCCCATAAGGAGTCATCAGCCTCGGCGCTTGATTTCACGTTTCTGCCATGCATGCCTTTATAAAGCAAGGGGATGAGCGTGAAGCTTTTCTGCAGGCTGGAAGGGACTGTGCTGGCAGATCGTTGTCCCAGAGGAGCAGCCAGGGTACACCCAGACAGAGAGCCGGCAGGAGGATGGCAGGTTAGCTCACTGGTTTTTCAGGGTAACTCCTCCTTCACAAGGGGGGTTTTCACGGCTGAGCGCTGATCCACTCGTTGCCGTGGTGGAGGAGACAGGGGCGCCTGGGTGGGAGCAG is from Rhinatrema bivittatum chromosome 2, aRhiBiv1.1, whole genome shotgun sequence and encodes:
- the LOC115083499 gene encoding U1 small nuclear ribonucleoprotein C-like, giving the protein MMENYETLISLGHEVIDPDVLSRIQQEETSHVWDPQESGEGEATPSCTDASSEDGSPDVSISSPDPGLLEPFVVPAQSPAAPNSSPPGLSSLPVSPVSPHGPAGLPALGPWAIGEGDSPVPLPSDVHEEIPVGWGGPEGSALGQTSPASLPEPGSETAGGSVLIEILHSVRDLRAGLGSLVAKLRRLSSALERIASAQEKRASRK